In Aquiflexum balticum DSM 16537, a single genomic region encodes these proteins:
- the mtaB gene encoding tRNA (N(6)-L-threonylcarbamoyladenosine(37)-C(2))-methylthiotransferase MtaB, producing MKKVAFYTLGCKLNYSETSTISRMFEAKGYEKVDFDQNPDIFIINTCSVTENADRKCKKIVKEAKKISPNSYVTIIGCYAQLKPKEISEIEGVDAVLGAAEKFRLIELLDGFAKEQETKVLASEIQEANVFNNAYSIHDRTRTFLKVQDGCNYGCAFCTIPLARGKSRSDSVENILSAAREIAQTDVKEVVLTGVNIGDFGIQEGKRKERFADLVFALDAIDGIDRFRISSIEPNLLTNEIIEFVSRSERFVPHFHIPLQSGSNTILRKMGRRYLRELYEDRVSKIKTLMPHCCIGVDVIVGFPGETDELFLETYNFLNELDISYLHVFTYSERANTRASEMDEVVPMKKRNERSKMLRILSEKKRRKFHEENLGKTFTVLFEEDIEDGQMHGFTENYIRVAAKYDPLLINELKQVTLNEINIKGNVEVLEPEAVFEKH from the coding sequence GTGAAAAAAGTAGCGTTTTATACATTAGGGTGTAAACTCAATTATTCTGAAACTTCAACCATCAGTAGGATGTTTGAAGCCAAAGGGTATGAAAAAGTGGATTTTGATCAAAATCCGGACATTTTCATTATCAATACTTGTTCTGTAACTGAGAATGCAGACAGAAAGTGTAAAAAAATTGTCAAAGAAGCCAAAAAAATATCCCCCAACTCCTATGTGACAATTATTGGATGCTACGCCCAACTCAAACCAAAGGAAATTTCCGAAATTGAAGGCGTAGATGCTGTATTGGGCGCTGCTGAAAAATTCAGACTGATCGAACTGCTTGACGGTTTTGCAAAGGAACAGGAAACCAAAGTTCTTGCATCTGAAATACAGGAAGCCAATGTATTCAATAACGCCTACTCTATTCATGACCGTACCAGAACCTTCCTTAAAGTTCAGGATGGCTGTAACTATGGCTGTGCTTTCTGCACTATTCCACTAGCCCGTGGCAAAAGCAGAAGTGACAGTGTGGAGAATATTCTTTCCGCTGCACGGGAAATAGCCCAGACTGATGTCAAAGAGGTCGTACTTACAGGGGTCAATATTGGTGATTTTGGGATACAAGAGGGCAAAAGAAAAGAGCGTTTTGCAGATTTGGTTTTTGCACTTGATGCGATTGATGGAATTGACCGGTTCAGGATTTCTTCCATAGAACCCAATCTTTTGACTAATGAAATCATCGAATTTGTCTCCCGTTCCGAAAGATTTGTACCGCACTTTCATATTCCTTTGCAATCAGGCAGCAATACTATCTTGAGAAAAATGGGCAGGCGATACCTCAGGGAATTGTATGAAGACCGCGTTTCCAAAATCAAGACTTTAATGCCCCATTGCTGTATTGGCGTTGATGTTATTGTGGGGTTTCCCGGAGAAACAGATGAACTGTTTTTGGAAACATACAATTTCCTCAATGAATTGGATATCTCTTACTTGCATGTGTTCACTTATTCAGAGCGTGCCAATACCAGGGCCTCAGAAATGGATGAGGTTGTTCCCATGAAAAAGAGAAATGAAAGGTCCAAAATGCTGCGCATCCTTTCTGAGAAAAAAAGAAGAAAATTTCACGAAGAAAATCTGGGAAAAACCTTTACTGTTCTTTTTGAGGAGGACATTGAAGACGGTCAGATGCACGGATTCACAGAAAACTATATCCGGGTAGCTGCAAAATACGATCCTTTACTGATCAACGAATTGAAACAAGTAACATTAAATGAAATCAATATTAAAGGCAATGTTGAGGTTTTGGAACCTGAAGCTGTCTTTGAAAAACACTAA
- a CDS encoding DUF3857 domain-containing protein, with protein sequence MKYFSPFYLFFGALICLCTTSYADIDRIKFGKVPDDAVLMKVYENDLSADAVVLSHIGFTKIIFQTTVGFQINYQIHKVVKIITKDGVSQSDLQIPYYNISGRTDQVGSIKGFVYNEVNGKIVKEKIEKVHVFDEAITKTYKMKKISPPNVTEGSVIEIYYEISSDLFSMIREWEFQSQIPTMWSEFTFEYPEYFLFNQANQGYVPYTINDKKFGKGTANWSDIERTKSGYSVTTTQSTNSVSYSTNIFHWAIENAPAMKQEPYIDNPMSYATKVEFQLESIQFPNSQRQIITGTWDEMSKELLNDEDFGRHLTKSKFAADIVTELIKDGKTDLEKTNIIMNHLGDNVKWDGRRGIYPSKALEKVYKEGKGSYAEINLLLTLFLREAGIEAHPIVSSTRDLGFLNPSNPVMYKLNCVTSLVKLEDKEVVLDATDPALPIGFLPINTINMRGWAILPNGSKWVDLVNSSVNVESAIFISKIVDESVLLNVQRNNQGYKSAITKSKIISEGNEKHRQSFQDEFKDWELLSLTLENVESKESPITEKFELKGTGGIIFSGDLIYFNPFENMFLSENPFKLDSRVFPIDFIYPQKRQVVFGIEIPEGYVIDEMPKSLINHFADKGIVYSFRIASQGDQKIQIMISYQVNETMYKPSQYKDLREFFDLISQKQKESIVLKKI encoded by the coding sequence ATGAAATATTTTTCACCATTTTACTTGTTTTTTGGTGCACTTATTTGTCTATGCACCACCTCATATGCGGATATTGATAGAATAAAATTCGGTAAAGTTCCTGACGACGCTGTCTTAATGAAAGTTTATGAAAATGATCTTAGTGCTGATGCGGTGGTACTTTCTCATATAGGTTTTACTAAAATAATTTTTCAGACCACTGTAGGCTTTCAGATAAATTACCAAATTCATAAAGTGGTGAAAATTATCACTAAAGATGGAGTTTCCCAGTCAGATCTTCAGATACCCTATTACAATATTTCCGGAAGAACTGATCAGGTTGGTTCAATTAAAGGATTTGTGTATAATGAAGTGAACGGAAAAATTGTAAAAGAAAAAATTGAGAAAGTTCATGTATTTGATGAGGCGATCACAAAGACATATAAAATGAAGAAAATTTCTCCTCCCAATGTTACGGAAGGATCAGTAATTGAAATCTATTATGAGATTTCTTCTGATCTTTTCAGTATGATAAGGGAATGGGAATTTCAGTCTCAAATACCAACAATGTGGAGTGAATTTACATTTGAATATCCGGAATACTTTTTATTCAACCAAGCCAATCAAGGATATGTTCCCTATACCATAAATGATAAAAAATTTGGAAAAGGAACAGCCAATTGGTCTGATATTGAAAGGACTAAATCAGGATATTCAGTAACTACAACTCAGTCTACCAATTCGGTTTCGTACAGTACCAATATTTTTCACTGGGCGATTGAAAATGCACCTGCTATGAAGCAGGAGCCATACATAGATAACCCTATGAGTTATGCAACAAAAGTGGAGTTTCAACTTGAATCCATTCAGTTTCCCAATAGCCAGAGACAAATAATTACAGGAACATGGGATGAAATGTCTAAGGAGTTACTTAATGATGAAGATTTTGGGAGGCACCTGACCAAAAGCAAATTTGCAGCGGATATTGTTACTGAATTGATAAAAGATGGTAAAACCGATTTAGAAAAAACCAATATAATAATGAACCATTTGGGAGACAATGTCAAATGGGATGGCAGGAGAGGTATTTATCCTTCGAAGGCATTGGAAAAAGTATATAAAGAAGGGAAAGGTTCTTATGCAGAAATTAATTTATTATTGACTTTATTTTTGAGGGAAGCAGGAATAGAAGCACACCCAATCGTAAGCTCAACGCGTGATTTGGGATTTTTAAATCCGAGCAATCCAGTAATGTATAAGTTAAATTGCGTCACCTCATTGGTGAAACTTGAGGACAAAGAGGTAGTTCTGGATGCAACAGATCCTGCTTTGCCAATAGGTTTTTTGCCGATAAACACTATAAATATGAGGGGTTGGGCAATTCTACCAAATGGTTCGAAATGGGTAGACCTGGTCAATTCAAGTGTTAATGTAGAATCAGCAATATTTATCTCTAAAATCGTAGATGAATCGGTTCTGTTAAACGTTCAGAGAAACAATCAGGGCTATAAATCTGCAATAACAAAAAGTAAAATAATTTCTGAAGGGAATGAAAAACACAGACAATCTTTTCAGGATGAATTCAAAGATTGGGAATTACTTTCTTTGACTTTGGAGAATGTTGAATCAAAGGAAAGTCCAATAACCGAGAAATTTGAATTAAAAGGAACAGGGGGGATAATATTTTCTGGAGATTTGATTTATTTCAATCCATTTGAAAATATGTTTTTATCAGAAAACCCCTTTAAATTAGATTCAAGGGTTTTTCCAATTGATTTTATTTATCCTCAAAAAAGACAAGTAGTATTTGGTATTGAAATTCCGGAAGGGTATGTTATTGACGAAATGCCTAAAAGCTTGATCAATCATTTTGCTGACAAGGGTATTGTTTATTCATTTAGAATTGCTTCCCAGGGGGATCAAAAAATTCAGATTATGATCAGCTATCAGGTAAACGAGACTATGTATAAACCATCTCAATATAAAGATCTCCGTGAATTTTTTGATTTGATTTCCCAAAAGCAAAAAGAAAGCATAGTCCTTAAAAAAATATAG
- a CDS encoding DUF3857 domain-containing protein — MKNRNKRRLFLVLVSLIWSSIHAQVNLSDVTPDWFQAPAIIQQRSQEILVNKSGSFLVKIKLISTILKKDGSDLAVLAVGYSSAIKIRNISGNVLDLSGNIIYRSKKSDFEDFSNFSSYAGYNDNRVKILNLKQVNYPYIVEFEYEVEYPNLFYLPDWTPQPNPKIPVQLASTSYSYPKDNKLRFFIKNIADDAFTESEMPDGMIKKTWTLNNLPVFEPEPYVPLNYSGTKFLLASASTFDFDGYKGDLSTWESMGSWIHQLNMGKNNLSDKTKNEVADLIVGVDSEKEKVKLLYEYMQNKTRYVSIQLGIGGFMPFDAATVDSYGYGDCKALSNYMSAILEVANIKSNYALIYGGANNRQFFEEFPANYFNHAILAVPFEKDTVWLECTSQTNPFGYLSDFTSDRFALLITENGGMLAKTPKYGFEENVQIQEGRFIINESGNAEAFIQIRTKGLQIENGNMLSVARISSEEKAKWIQQYLNLPSLEVQKLEFTVHQNDIPEVNVETMLNVRNLANKSGNRLFLQPNQINVFTNSISTSNSTRTNYFQKNLGYRDFDTMVFKLPDGFEIENFPIGVKYTSALGEYETEFIIDGDELTYKRTLEMKDGIYAPELFDNYREFLSQIEKADKTKVVLKKIN, encoded by the coding sequence ATGAAAAACAGGAATAAAAGGAGACTTTTTTTGGTTTTGGTTTCTTTAATTTGGTCCAGCATACATGCGCAGGTGAATCTGTCGGATGTAACTCCTGATTGGTTTCAGGCACCGGCTATAATTCAGCAGAGAAGTCAAGAAATACTAGTTAATAAATCAGGAAGTTTCTTGGTAAAAATAAAACTCATTTCAACAATTCTAAAGAAAGATGGTTCAGATTTGGCAGTCTTGGCTGTTGGATATTCCTCTGCAATTAAGATACGGAACATTTCTGGAAACGTACTTGACTTATCCGGAAATATAATTTACAGATCAAAAAAATCGGATTTTGAAGATTTCAGTAATTTTAGTTCTTATGCCGGCTACAATGATAATAGGGTCAAAATCCTAAATTTGAAGCAGGTAAATTATCCCTATATCGTTGAATTTGAATATGAAGTTGAGTACCCCAATCTTTTTTATTTGCCAGATTGGACCCCCCAGCCTAATCCCAAAATTCCGGTTCAATTGGCTTCAACTAGTTATAGTTATCCAAAAGACAATAAGCTAAGATTTTTTATCAAAAACATCGCAGACGATGCTTTTACAGAATCTGAAATGCCGGATGGAATGATAAAGAAGACATGGACTTTAAATAATTTACCTGTTTTTGAACCTGAGCCATATGTTCCTCTTAATTACAGTGGAACAAAATTTTTATTGGCATCTGCCAGTACATTCGATTTTGATGGTTATAAAGGAGACTTAAGTACATGGGAATCAATGGGTAGTTGGATTCATCAGTTAAATATGGGTAAAAATAACCTTTCCGACAAAACAAAAAATGAAGTGGCTGACTTGATTGTTGGAGTAGATTCTGAAAAGGAAAAAGTAAAATTGCTTTATGAATATATGCAGAATAAAACAAGGTATGTAAGTATTCAATTGGGGATTGGGGGGTTTATGCCCTTTGATGCTGCCACAGTGGATAGTTATGGATACGGAGACTGTAAAGCTTTATCAAATTATATGTCAGCAATATTGGAAGTGGCCAACATTAAAAGTAATTATGCCTTAATCTATGGTGGTGCCAATAATAGACAATTTTTCGAGGAATTTCCTGCCAATTATTTCAATCATGCTATACTAGCTGTCCCATTTGAGAAAGATACAGTTTGGTTGGAATGTACGAGCCAAACTAATCCTTTTGGTTATTTAAGTGATTTTACATCTGATAGGTTTGCTTTGTTAATTACCGAAAATGGTGGCATGCTGGCAAAAACACCCAAATATGGATTTGAAGAAAATGTCCAGATTCAGGAAGGTAGATTTATCATCAATGAATCTGGCAATGCTGAAGCCTTTATTCAAATTAGGACTAAAGGACTTCAAATCGAGAATGGCAATATGCTTTCGGTTGCCAGAATTTCAAGTGAAGAAAAAGCTAAATGGATACAACAATACTTGAATTTGCCTTCATTGGAAGTTCAAAAACTTGAGTTTACGGTTCATCAAAATGATATCCCGGAAGTCAATGTAGAAACTATGCTAAATGTCAGGAATCTGGCAAATAAATCAGGGAATAGACTGTTTTTGCAGCCAAATCAAATCAATGTTTTTACCAATTCTATTTCGACTTCAAATAGCACCAGAACTAATTATTTCCAAAAGAATTTGGGTTATAGGGATTTTGATACTATGGTGTTTAAATTACCGGATGGATTTGAAATAGAGAATTTCCCCATTGGTGTTAAATATACATCAGCATTAGGCGAATATGAAACTGAATTTATTATTGATGGGGATGAATTGACATATAAAAGAACTCTTGAAATGAAAGATGGAATTTATGCTCCGGAATTATTTGATAATTACAGAGAATTTCTTTCACAAATCGAAAAGGCTGATAAGACCAAAGTAGTACTAAAGAAAATCAATTAA